TCACGCCAAGGCTTGAGCGTGCTGACCGCGCCGGTCTCGATCAGCGACCCGCCGGCCTTGCGCTTTTCGCCTCGCACCTGCTCGTCGAAGGTGAGGCGGCGCAGCTCCATCTTCATCTTGGTGACTTCGTCGGCTTGGGAGGCGGAGACCGCGGTGAGCAGGCGCGCCATGGAGTCGAGCGCGCGGTCGGCGTCGTCGCTGGAGAACGGTTCCTGGTGCGCCCACTTGTTGCGCGAATCGCGCAGCTCCTGCACGAGCGAACGCTCGGCGCGCCCGAGCGTGTTTCGGAAGACGGCGTTCCATGCCTCCCACATCAGCTTGAGCAGCGCCGCCACATCCCATTCCGCGAGCGGCTTCTTGGCGGCCATGCGATCCTCGCCCATGTAGCGCAGCGCCTCCGAAACGCCTTTGGACTTATGCACGCTGTTGAACTCGCGCTCTACGAACGGCGCGAGGCCTTGTCGTAGGAGCTCCATCGCCTTGCCGATGCGCTCCTGGTTGGTGATCGCCATGTTTCTCCTTAGGGCTGCGGGCTTCAGACCGCTCTTCGATGACTTCTGGGCGTCTCGGACTTTTCGTTTTGCCCAAGCCTCGGGAGGCGCCGGATCGCCACGCCCGTCTTCGCTTCCGCGACGCGCAGTTCGTAGATCTTCTGCAGATTGAGCCAAAAGTCAGGACTGGTGCCGAAGAAATGCGCCAGCCGCAGCGCGCTGTCGCCGGTTATCGCACGCTGACCGTTCAGGATGCCCGTGATCCTGTTCGTCGGGACCTCAAGTCGGCGGCCGAGCTCGGCCGCACTCATGCCAAGTTCTCTGAGCTGTTCGGCGAGGTGCTCTCCGGGATGAATCGCGCTGCGTGCCATGGTGTATTTCCTCAGTGATAGTCCACAATCGTCACGTTAATCGGACCGGGCGAGCGGTCCGGCCACTCGAAGCAGACCCGCCATTGATCGTTGATACGGATGCTGTACTGACCCTTGCGATCGCCTTTCAGCACTTCGAATCGATTTCCGGGAAGAACCGCGAGGTCTTTCAGTGACGCCGCCGCGTCGAGCTGATCTAGCTTCATTTCCGCCTGGCGGGCGAATCCAGAG
This genomic interval from Gammaproteobacteria bacterium contains the following:
- a CDS encoding HigA family addiction module antidote protein, which gives rise to MARSAIHPGEHLAEQLRELGMSAAELGRRLEVPTNRITGILNGQRAITGDSALRLAHFFGTSPDFWLNLQKIYELRVAEAKTGVAIRRLPRLGQNEKSETPRSHRRAV
- a CDS encoding type II toxin-antitoxin system RelE/ParE family toxin, producing MIANFRDKRTREFAAGKHIKAFSGFARQAEMKLDQLDAAASLKDLAVLPGNRFEVLKGDRKGQYSIRINDQWRVCFEWPDRSPGPINVTIVDYH